Within the Cyanobium sp. ATX 6F1 genome, the region TGCCTTAACCATTCGTTATCCATCGAGCGCAGAGGAATCTTGAGGATTTTAACCATCGACCTCTGCCCAGAGATCCAAGTGAACTTGGGTAATGATGAAGAAATTTTCATGCCAATTCCCTCACCTCTTCGATAATGAGCCTAATTACTCAGCTTTGCAGGCTAGAATCCATTTCGGAATCAAGCCACCATTTTGAACAGCTGAATTACTTGAATATTATGCCAAGTTCCGAAGAACATCTCTACACTGATACATTAGGCCAAGAGCTCAGCGATGCACTTAGCGTCCTTTCCAGGCTAGGTGAATCAATTTCTGTACTCACCTCGATTGCCAAGTTGATTCTTGATGTCGATGAAGTGGGTCGTACAGTCTACCTCTGCGGCAATGGAGGCAGTGCTGCAGATGCCCAACACGTGGCGGCCGAGCTGATGGGGCGTTACCAGCTCAGTCGCCGACCGATTGCTGCAGTTGCATTGACCACCGATAGTTCCGTTCTTACGGCCATTGCCAACGACATAACCTTTGAAGAGGTGTTTGCACGGCAAGCCAGGGCGTTGGTCAAGCCGGGTGATTGCTTTGCAGCTATCAGTACGAGCGGGCAATCGAAAAATGTGTTGAGAGCGCTGCGAGTAGCGCGCAATCAAGGAGCGACAACGGTGGGCTTCACGGGGAGCAGAGGCATGGATATGGTCCCACTGTGCGACCATCTACTCATGGTTGATTCAACCAACACTGCAAGAATTCAGGAGAGCCACATACTTGCTTGGCATATGATATGCAAAATAATTGAGGAGCGGTTGATCCCCGAATGAAAATCTTTCTCGATTACAATCGTATGCAATGCTTGATCTGTCATGTTTCAGCGCTCGCAGCGAAGCCTATGAGCTTTTCGCTGGTGCCCGCCTGCCTTGCAACTTCCCCTAGTTAAAATATTTAGCGAATCACTACTGCTAACAACAAATACTTTAAAATGCCGATATAAAATACAAAGCCCGCAAGAGCCGTAAGCGTTAACTGCTATCGCCCCCTACATTAAGACCGCCACCATCACCAGGACCAGCGGGAAATCAAACAGCTCAAACAGGAGCTGCGCCGCAAGGAGAAGGCCCTGGCAGCTACCGATCCAGAACAAGCAGCCTTTCAGGTTTTAGTCTCTTGGTCATTCAAGGGGCTTTCTCCTTGCAAAAGCACCCCAGATTGCCCGGATCGCCTCAACGCCTCCTCCCCTGGGCTCTCCTTCCCCTGGCCGCCCTCGCCTGGTGGCCCACCTTCCTGAGCCTCTCGCTTCCTTCCGCTGATCAGGTCTGGGAACGCTTCGGCATTGGGAGCTCCTGCGTCGCTGAACGCTTCCAGCTGGGCTGGATCGGGCCTGGAAGCAGTCAGAATCTCGGTGCGTTCACCGGTTCTTTGGCCTCGACGGCCGTCACGGGCCTGAGTTGCCAACTTGCCCGCCACAGCCGCCTAGACCCGCTCCAAGCGTTCCTGATCCTAGGCCTTCTGCTCACGTTCGGCCTCACGGCCCTGGCCTGCCGCTGGGCTGGGTTTCGACCCGACACCAGCCTGATCACCGCCTTCCTGATCACCACGGCCCCCTGCGCCTTCTCCCGGGTGGGTCACCTCTCCCTGGCCACCCTCTGGGCTGTGATTCCTGGGCTGCTGGCCTGCCATGGCCTCTGGCGATCCATGGGCAGCCGACGCGAGCCCCTAACCCTGGCAGCAGCGGGGGCGATCGCCGCGCTGCTCTGCCTGCCCACCCAGGACTACTACGTGTTCTTCACCCTGCTGCTACTCCTCTGCTGTTTTGGCCTGTTGCTGCTGCTCGCCGCCACCCGCACGGTGGATCTGGGCCAGTTGGGATCCATTCTTGGCCGGGGGCTGCTGTTCAGCACCGGTTTTGTGGCAGTGCTGGTGCTGCTCTACGTACCCAAACTGATAATGGTGACCCAGGCGGACACGGCACCTCCAGCTTTCTGGGCCACCCCCCGCTATGCGATCGAACAGTTCCAATACGGACTGCTGCCCTTCACCTGGGTGATCCCCTCCCCCTGGGTGGTGGTGGTCCAAAAGGCTTTGGAGGACGGAGGAATCAGCACCGGAACGGAGAACTACTTCTGGTCCACGGGCAGCTTCCTGATTCCGATCGCCTGGGGGGTGGCGCTCTGGACCGTCGCTCGGGAGCGCCAGCGGCCGCCCCAGGTAGGCCCGCCCCTCCAGAGGAGCCATGGGCTGGGCCACAGGGACCTGCTGTTTTTCGCGCTTCTGCTCTTCATTACCACCTTTGTGGGCCTGTTCTGGATGACCATGGGGGGGCTGGGCACGCTCTTCGCCGTGGTGGTGAGCCCGGTTCTGCGCTCTCTCGCCCGCTTCACGGCCTTCGAGTACGGGGCCGCCGTGCTGATGCTGTGCGCGCTCCTCGACCGCTGCCTCGGGCTACACATCCAGGGCTCTGGGGCGGCGGAGCAAAAGCAATGAACACCCCCCGCCCGCAGACAATTGATCCGATCTGGGCTGGCTTTGGCCTACTGGCTCTCTGGATCGGCATAGAACTGCTTTCAAGCAGCCGCTGGTTGGAGCTCCCCTCGATCCAGCAGCACCACCAACTCCTAGAGACAGACAGCACCCACAAGACATCAAGTCCAAAACTCAGCGCCCTTCTATCTGAAGTGCCCTTGGCCGAGCGCAAGGTCTGGTTTGCGCCCTACACCACCTTTCCGGAAACTGGGGTAGTCGAAAGCCGCTTGCGCCAGGGGGTCTACGACACCTTCAAGACCTTTCCCGACTCCGGGATCAGCAGCAACTACGGAGCCTTCAAGCATAGCCCCGCGGACAGCCTGTTTACCCAGGCTTCGAGCCAGGGACTGGTGGCGGAGGCCCACCTGGCCCAGCGCCTCGGCTACCGCTTCTTCGCTCTGGATCTCGGG harbors:
- a CDS encoding SIS domain-containing protein gives rise to the protein MPSSEEHLYTDTLGQELSDALSVLSRLGESISVLTSIAKLILDVDEVGRTVYLCGNGGSAADAQHVAAELMGRYQLSRRPIAAVALTTDSSVLTAIANDITFEEVFARQARALVKPGDCFAAISTSGQSKNVLRALRVARNQGATTVGFTGSRGMDMVPLCDHLLMVDSTNTARIQESHILAWHMICKIIEERLIPE